Proteins encoded within one genomic window of Catharus ustulatus isolate bCatUst1 chromosome 10, bCatUst1.pri.v2, whole genome shotgun sequence:
- the DVL3 gene encoding segment polarity protein dishevelled homolog DVL-3 isoform X8 — protein MAAAETKIIYHLDEQETPYLVKLPIPAERVTLGDFKGLLNRPNYKFYFKSMDDDFGVVKEEISDDNAKLPCFNGRVVSWLVSAEGSHSDAGSVCADNQTELPPSMERTGGIGDSRPPSFHPNTGGSRENLDNETETDSVVSSQRERPRRTDGPEHAPRVNGTVKGERRRDLGGYESSSTLMSSELETTSFFDSDEDDSTSRFSSSTEQSSASRLMRRHKRRRRKQKAPRIERSSSFSSITDSTMSLNIITVTLNMEKYNFLGISIVGQSNERGDGGIYIGSIMKGGAVAADGRIEPGDMLLQVNDINFENMSNDDAVRVLREIVHKPGPITLTVAKCWDPSPRGCFSLPRSEPIRPIDPAAWVSHTAAMTGTYPAYGLDDFHLSIHSDMATIVKAMASPESGLEVRDRMWLKITIPNAFIGSDVVDWLYHHVEGFTDRRESRKYASNLLKAGYIRHTVNKITFSEQCYYIFGDLCGNMANLSLHDHDGSSGASDQDTLAPLPHPGAAPWPMAFPYQYPPPHPYNPHPGFPDPGYSYGGGSAGSQHSEGSRSSGSNRSGSERRKEREKTGESKSGGSGSESDHTTRSSMRRERAASERSVPASQHSQRSQHSLAHSIRSHHSQQSYGPPGLPPLFSPPMLLMPPPPSAMGPPGAPPGRDLASVPPELTASRQSFRMAMGNPSEFFVDVM, from the exons GGTGGTGAAAGAAGAGATCTCGGATGACAATGCCAAGCTTCCCTGCTTCAACGGCCGGGTGGTGTCATGG CTGGTGTCTGCAGAGGGTTCCCATTCAGATGCTGGCTCGGTCTGTGCTGATAACCAGACAGAGCTGCCACCCTCCATGGAGCGCACAGGAGGAATTGGAGACTCCAGGCCCCCCTCTTTCCA CCCTAACACTGGGGGGAGCCGTGAAAATTTGGACAATGAGACAGAGACAGACTCGGTGGTGTCATCCCAGAGGGAACGACCTCGTCGGACAGATGGGCCTGAGCATG CACCCAGGGTGAATGGGACAGTGAAGGGAGAGCGGCGCCGAGACCTGGGTGGGTACGAGAGCTCCTCCACGCTCATGAGCAGCGAGCTGGAGACCACCAGCTTCTTCGATTCAGATGAAGATGACTCCACCAGCAG GTTTAGCAGTTCAACAGAGCAAAGCAGTGCTTCCCGTCTAATGAGGAGGCACAAGCGACGCCGGCGGAAACAGAAGGCTCCACGCATTGAGCGG TCCTCGTCCTTCAGCAGCATCACAGACTCCACCATGTCCCTGAACATCATCACAGTCACGCTGAATATGG AGAAATACAACTTTCTGGGCATTTCTATTGTGGGACAGAGCAATGAGCGTGGGGATGGAGGCATTTACATTGGCTCTATCATGAAGGGAGGTGCTGTGGCAGCTGATGGCAGGATTGAGCCAGGAGACATGCTCTTGCAG GTAAATGACATCAATTTTGAGAACATGAGCAACGATGATGCTGTGCGGGTGCTGAGGGAGATTGTGCACAAGCCGGG GCCCATCACCCTGACAGTGGCCAAGTGCTGGGACCCCAGTCCGCGGGGCTGCTTCTCGTTACCCAGGA GTGAGCCCATCCGGCCCATCGACCCGGCAGCCTGGGTGTCTCACACGGCAGCGATGACTGGCACCTACCCAGCGTACG GCCTCGATGACTTTCACCTGTCCATCCACAGTGACATGGCCACCATTGTCAAAGCCATGGCCTCACCAGAGTCAGGTCTCGAGGTGCGTGACCGCATGTGGCTGAAGATCACCATCCCCAATGCCTTCATTG GTTCGGATGTGGTAGATTGGCTCTATCACCATGTGGAAGGCTTTACTGACCGCCGTGAGTCCCGCAAATATGCCAGCAATCTGCTGAAGGCTGGCTACATCCGACACACCGTGAACAAGATCACCTTCTCGGAGCAGTGCTATTACATCTTCGGGGACCTCTGTGGAA ACATGGCTAATCTGTCTCTTCATGATCATGATGGCTCCAGTGGTGCTTCTGATCAGGACACTTTGGCTCCGCTCCCCCACCCAGGAGCTGCACCCTGGCCTATGGCCTTCCCATACCAGTATCCACCGCCTCATCCATACAACCCCCATCCCGGCTTCCCTGACCCAGGCTACAGCTACGGAGGGGGCAGTGCAGGCAGTCAGCACAGTGAAG GGAGCCGGAGCAGCGGTTCCAATCGCAGTGGCAGcgagaggaggaaggagagagagaagaccGGGGAGTCGAAGTCAGGCGGCAGCGGGAGCGAGTCGGACCACACCACGAGGAGCAGCATGCGGCGCGAGCGTGCGGCCAGCGAGCGCTCGGTGCCggccagccagcacagccagcgcAGCCAGCACTCCCTGGCTCACAGCATCCGCAGCCACCACAGCCAGCAGTCGTACGGGCCGCCCGGCCTCCCCCCTCTCTTCAGCCCCCCCATGTTGCTGATGCCTCCACCGCCGTCAGCCATGGGGCCCCCCGGGGCGCCGCCAGGCCGTGACCTGGCCTCTGTGCCCCCCGAACTGACAGCCAGTAGACAGTCCTTCCGAATGGCCATGGGCAACCCCAGTGAGTTCTTTGTGGATGTAATGTGA
- the DVL3 gene encoding segment polarity protein dishevelled homolog DVL-3 isoform X5, translating to MAAAETKIIYHLDEQETPYLVKLPIPAERVTLGDFKGLLNRPNYKFYFKSMDDDFGVVKEEISDDNAKLPCFNGRVVSWLVSAEGSHSDAGSVCADNQTELPPSMERTGGIGDSRPPSFHPNTGGSRENLDNETETDSVVSSQRERPRRTDGPEHAPRVNGTVKGERRRDLGGYESSSTLMSSELETTSFFDSDEDDSTSRFSSSTEQSSASRLMRRHKRRRRKQKAPRIERSSSFSSITDSTMSLNIITVTLNMEKYNFLGISIVGQSNERGDGGIYIGSIMKGGAVAADGRIEPGDMLLQVNDINFENMSNDDAVRVLREIVHKPGPITLTVAKCWDPSPRGCFSLPRSEPIRPIDPAAWVSHTAAMTGTYPAYGMSPSMSTITSTSSSITSSIPETERLDDFHLSIHSDMATIVKAMASPESGLEVRDRMWLKITIPNAFIGSDVVDWLYHHVEGFTDRRESRKYASNLLKAGYIRHTVNKITFSEQCYYIFGDLCGNMANLSLHDHDGSSGASDQDTLAPLPHPGAAPWPMAFPYQYPPPHPYNPHPGFPDPGYSYGGGSAGSQHSEGSRSSGSNRSGSERRKEREKTGESKSGGSGSESDHTTRSSMRRERAASERSVPASQHSQRSQHSLAHSIRSHHSQQSYGPPGLPPLFSPPMLLMPPPPSAMGPPGAPPGRDLASVPPELTASRQSFRMAMGNPTKNYGVFDFL from the exons GGTGGTGAAAGAAGAGATCTCGGATGACAATGCCAAGCTTCCCTGCTTCAACGGCCGGGTGGTGTCATGG CTGGTGTCTGCAGAGGGTTCCCATTCAGATGCTGGCTCGGTCTGTGCTGATAACCAGACAGAGCTGCCACCCTCCATGGAGCGCACAGGAGGAATTGGAGACTCCAGGCCCCCCTCTTTCCA CCCTAACACTGGGGGGAGCCGTGAAAATTTGGACAATGAGACAGAGACAGACTCGGTGGTGTCATCCCAGAGGGAACGACCTCGTCGGACAGATGGGCCTGAGCATG CACCCAGGGTGAATGGGACAGTGAAGGGAGAGCGGCGCCGAGACCTGGGTGGGTACGAGAGCTCCTCCACGCTCATGAGCAGCGAGCTGGAGACCACCAGCTTCTTCGATTCAGATGAAGATGACTCCACCAGCAG GTTTAGCAGTTCAACAGAGCAAAGCAGTGCTTCCCGTCTAATGAGGAGGCACAAGCGACGCCGGCGGAAACAGAAGGCTCCACGCATTGAGCGG TCCTCGTCCTTCAGCAGCATCACAGACTCCACCATGTCCCTGAACATCATCACAGTCACGCTGAATATGG AGAAATACAACTTTCTGGGCATTTCTATTGTGGGACAGAGCAATGAGCGTGGGGATGGAGGCATTTACATTGGCTCTATCATGAAGGGAGGTGCTGTGGCAGCTGATGGCAGGATTGAGCCAGGAGACATGCTCTTGCAG GTAAATGACATCAATTTTGAGAACATGAGCAACGATGATGCTGTGCGGGTGCTGAGGGAGATTGTGCACAAGCCGGG GCCCATCACCCTGACAGTGGCCAAGTGCTGGGACCCCAGTCCGCGGGGCTGCTTCTCGTTACCCAGGA GTGAGCCCATCCGGCCCATCGACCCGGCAGCCTGGGTGTCTCACACGGCAGCGATGACTGGCACCTACCCAGCGTACGGTATGAGTCCATCCATGAGCACAATCACTTCCACCAGCTCCTCCAtcaccagctccatcccagaGACCGAAC GCCTCGATGACTTTCACCTGTCCATCCACAGTGACATGGCCACCATTGTCAAAGCCATGGCCTCACCAGAGTCAGGTCTCGAGGTGCGTGACCGCATGTGGCTGAAGATCACCATCCCCAATGCCTTCATTG GTTCGGATGTGGTAGATTGGCTCTATCACCATGTGGAAGGCTTTACTGACCGCCGTGAGTCCCGCAAATATGCCAGCAATCTGCTGAAGGCTGGCTACATCCGACACACCGTGAACAAGATCACCTTCTCGGAGCAGTGCTATTACATCTTCGGGGACCTCTGTGGAA ACATGGCTAATCTGTCTCTTCATGATCATGATGGCTCCAGTGGTGCTTCTGATCAGGACACTTTGGCTCCGCTCCCCCACCCAGGAGCTGCACCCTGGCCTATGGCCTTCCCATACCAGTATCCACCGCCTCATCCATACAACCCCCATCCCGGCTTCCCTGACCCAGGCTACAGCTACGGAGGGGGCAGTGCAGGCAGTCAGCACAGTGAAG GGAGCCGGAGCAGCGGTTCCAATCGCAGTGGCAGcgagaggaggaaggagagagagaagaccGGGGAGTCGAAGTCAGGCGGCAGCGGGAGCGAGTCGGACCACACCACGAGGAGCAGCATGCGGCGCGAGCGTGCGGCCAGCGAGCGCTCGGTGCCggccagccagcacagccagcgcAGCCAGCACTCCCTGGCTCACAGCATCCGCAGCCACCACAGCCAGCAGTCGTACGGGCCGCCCGGCCTCCCCCCTCTCTTCAGCCCCCCCATGTTGCTGATGCCTCCACCGCCGTCAGCCATGGGGCCCCCCGGGGCGCCGCCAGGCCGTGACCTGGCCTCTGTGCCCCCCGAACTGACAGCCAGTAGACAGTCCTTCCGAATGGCCATGGGCAACCCCA CAAAGAATTACGGGGTGTTTGACTTTCTCTGA
- the DVL3 gene encoding segment polarity protein dishevelled homolog DVL-3 isoform X7, which translates to MAAAETKIIYHLDEQETPYLVKLPIPAERVTLGDFKGLLNRPNYKFYFKSMDDDFGVVKEEISDDNAKLPCFNGRVVSWLVSAEGSHSDAGSVCADNQTELPPSMERTGGIGDSRPPSFHPNTGGSRENLDNETETDSVVSSQRERPRRTDGPEHAPRVNGTVKGERRRDLGGYESSSTLMSSELETTSFFDSDEDDSTSRFSSSTEQSSASRLMRRHKRRRRKQKAPRIERSSSFSSITDSTMSLNIITVTLNMEKYNFLGISIVGQSNERGDGGIYIGSIMKGGAVAADGRIEPGDMLLQVNDINFENMSNDDAVRVLREIVHKPGPITLTVAKCWDPSPRGCFSLPRSEPIRPIDPAAWVSHTAAMTGTYPAYGLDDFHLSIHSDMATIVKAMASPESGLEVRDRMWLKITIPNAFIGSDVVDWLYHHVEGFTDRRESRKYASNLLKAGYIRHTVNKITFSEQCYYIFGDLCGNMANLSLHDHDGSSGASDQDTLAPLPHPGAAPWPMAFPYQYPPPHPYNPHPGFPDPGYSYGGGSAGSQHSEGSRSSGSNRSGSERRKEREKTGESKSGGSGSESDHTTRSSMRRERAASERSVPASQHSQRSQHSLAHSIRSHHSQQSYGPPGLPPLFSPPMLLMPPPPSAMGPPGAPPGRDLASVPPELTASRQSFRMAMGNPTKNYGVFDFL; encoded by the exons GGTGGTGAAAGAAGAGATCTCGGATGACAATGCCAAGCTTCCCTGCTTCAACGGCCGGGTGGTGTCATGG CTGGTGTCTGCAGAGGGTTCCCATTCAGATGCTGGCTCGGTCTGTGCTGATAACCAGACAGAGCTGCCACCCTCCATGGAGCGCACAGGAGGAATTGGAGACTCCAGGCCCCCCTCTTTCCA CCCTAACACTGGGGGGAGCCGTGAAAATTTGGACAATGAGACAGAGACAGACTCGGTGGTGTCATCCCAGAGGGAACGACCTCGTCGGACAGATGGGCCTGAGCATG CACCCAGGGTGAATGGGACAGTGAAGGGAGAGCGGCGCCGAGACCTGGGTGGGTACGAGAGCTCCTCCACGCTCATGAGCAGCGAGCTGGAGACCACCAGCTTCTTCGATTCAGATGAAGATGACTCCACCAGCAG GTTTAGCAGTTCAACAGAGCAAAGCAGTGCTTCCCGTCTAATGAGGAGGCACAAGCGACGCCGGCGGAAACAGAAGGCTCCACGCATTGAGCGG TCCTCGTCCTTCAGCAGCATCACAGACTCCACCATGTCCCTGAACATCATCACAGTCACGCTGAATATGG AGAAATACAACTTTCTGGGCATTTCTATTGTGGGACAGAGCAATGAGCGTGGGGATGGAGGCATTTACATTGGCTCTATCATGAAGGGAGGTGCTGTGGCAGCTGATGGCAGGATTGAGCCAGGAGACATGCTCTTGCAG GTAAATGACATCAATTTTGAGAACATGAGCAACGATGATGCTGTGCGGGTGCTGAGGGAGATTGTGCACAAGCCGGG GCCCATCACCCTGACAGTGGCCAAGTGCTGGGACCCCAGTCCGCGGGGCTGCTTCTCGTTACCCAGGA GTGAGCCCATCCGGCCCATCGACCCGGCAGCCTGGGTGTCTCACACGGCAGCGATGACTGGCACCTACCCAGCGTACG GCCTCGATGACTTTCACCTGTCCATCCACAGTGACATGGCCACCATTGTCAAAGCCATGGCCTCACCAGAGTCAGGTCTCGAGGTGCGTGACCGCATGTGGCTGAAGATCACCATCCCCAATGCCTTCATTG GTTCGGATGTGGTAGATTGGCTCTATCACCATGTGGAAGGCTTTACTGACCGCCGTGAGTCCCGCAAATATGCCAGCAATCTGCTGAAGGCTGGCTACATCCGACACACCGTGAACAAGATCACCTTCTCGGAGCAGTGCTATTACATCTTCGGGGACCTCTGTGGAA ACATGGCTAATCTGTCTCTTCATGATCATGATGGCTCCAGTGGTGCTTCTGATCAGGACACTTTGGCTCCGCTCCCCCACCCAGGAGCTGCACCCTGGCCTATGGCCTTCCCATACCAGTATCCACCGCCTCATCCATACAACCCCCATCCCGGCTTCCCTGACCCAGGCTACAGCTACGGAGGGGGCAGTGCAGGCAGTCAGCACAGTGAAG GGAGCCGGAGCAGCGGTTCCAATCGCAGTGGCAGcgagaggaggaaggagagagagaagaccGGGGAGTCGAAGTCAGGCGGCAGCGGGAGCGAGTCGGACCACACCACGAGGAGCAGCATGCGGCGCGAGCGTGCGGCCAGCGAGCGCTCGGTGCCggccagccagcacagccagcgcAGCCAGCACTCCCTGGCTCACAGCATCCGCAGCCACCACAGCCAGCAGTCGTACGGGCCGCCCGGCCTCCCCCCTCTCTTCAGCCCCCCCATGTTGCTGATGCCTCCACCGCCGTCAGCCATGGGGCCCCCCGGGGCGCCGCCAGGCCGTGACCTGGCCTCTGTGCCCCCCGAACTGACAGCCAGTAGACAGTCCTTCCGAATGGCCATGGGCAACCCCA CAAAGAATTACGGGGTGTTTGACTTTCTCTGA